One part of the Arabidopsis thaliana chromosome 1 sequence genome encodes these proteins:
- a CDS encoding Transducin/WD40 repeat-like superfamily protein (Transducin/WD40 repeat-like superfamily protein; CONTAINS InterPro DOMAIN/s: WD40 repeat 2 (InterPro:IPR019782), WD40 repeat-like-containing domain (InterPro:IPR011046), WD40-repeat-containing domain (InterPro:IPR017986), WD40/YVTN repeat-like-containing domain (InterPro:IPR015943), WD40 repeat (InterPro:IPR001680), WD40 repeat, subgroup (InterPro:IPR019781), G-protein beta WD-40 repeat, region (InterPro:IPR020472); BEST Arabidopsis thaliana protein match is: Transducin/WD40 repeat-like superfamily protein (TAIR:AT3G18950.1); Has 31816 Blast hits to 17355 proteins in 629 species: Archae - 28; Bacteria - 4541; Metazoa - 11860; Fungi - 7305; Plants - 3928; Viruses - 0; Other Eukaryotes - 4154 (source: NCBI BLink).) has protein sequence MAIEENRSHNDYLRRMTFAAFLKSGSLAAEEETYHSDGDHHNQSTFSSNSDSQRPSNASSASSDSSSPIYPLSPWNQTYYPSNDNTTSFSSVTQSPWNQTYSPYHKSPWIYQTRNSDFEDDPDNGLIGTVVRQEGHVYSLAASGDLLFTGSDSKNIRVWKDLKDFSGFKSTSGFVKAIVVTRDNRVFTGHQDGKIRVWRGSKKNPEKYSRVGSLPTLKEFLTKSVNPRNYVEVRRRKNVLKIRHFDAVSCLSLNEDLGLLYSGSWDKTLKVWRLSDSKCLESIEAHDDAVNTVVSGFDDLVFTGSADGTLKVWKREVQGKEMKHVLVQVLMKQENAVTALAVNLTDAVVYCGSSDGTVNFWERQKYLTHKGTIHGHRMAVLCLATAGSLLLSGGADKNICVWKRNGDGSHTCLSVLMDHEGPVKCLAAVEEAEEDHNDGDDGGEKGDQRWIVYSGSLDNSVKVWRVTDYAS, from the coding sequence ATGGCTATAGAAGAAAACCGAAGTCACAACGATTATCTTAGGAGGATGACTTTTGCAGCGTTCTTGAAATCTGGTTCTCTCGCCGCCGAGGAAGAAACTTACCACAGCGACGGTGATCATCATAACCAAAGCACCTTTAGCAGCAACAGCGATTCTCAGCGGCCAAGCAACGCTTCAAGTGCTAGTAGCGATTCGTCATCACCAATCTACCCATTATCTCCATGGAACCAAACTTACTACCCAAGCAACGACAacacgacgtcgttttcatcTGTTACTCAATCACCATGGAACCAAACTTACTCTCCGTACCACAAATCTCCATGGATTTACCAAACCAGGAACAGTGATTTCGAGGATGATCCTGATAACGGTTTGATCGGTACGGTCGTGAGACAAGAAGGACACGTGTACTCTCTCGCTGCTTCAGGTGATCTTCTTTTCACCGGTTCTGATTCCAAGAACATTCGGGTTTGGAAAGATCTTAAAGATTTCTCCGGGTTTAAATCCACAAGCGGTTTTGTTAAAGCCATTGTAGTAACCAGAGATAACCGGGTTTTCACCGGTCATCAGGATGGTAAAATCCGGGTATGGAGAGGATCAAAGAAGAACCCCGAGAAATATTCACGAGTCGGAAGTTTACCAACTCTTAAAGAATTTCTCACCAAATCGGTAAATCCTAGAAACTACGTCGAAGTCCGTCGCCGGAAAAACGTTTTGAAGATCCGACATTTCGACGCTGTGTCTTGTCTGAGCTTAAACGAAGATCTCGGTTTGCTCTACTCCGGTTCTTGGGACAAGACTCTTAAGGTCTGGAGATTGTCCGATTCAAAATGTTTAGAATCAATCGAAGCTCACGACGATGCCGTTAACACGGTGGTTTCCGGTTTCGACGATTTGGTATTTACCGGTTCAGCCGACGGAACGTTGAAAGTATGGAAACGTGAGGTACAAGGCAAAGAGATGAAGCATGTTTTGGTACAAGTGTTAATGAAACAAGAGAACGCAGTAACGGCGTTAGCTGTTAATTTAACGGACGCTGTTGTTTACTGTGGTTCGTCTGACGGAACCGTTAACTTCTGGGAACGGCAAAAGTATTTGACTCACAAAGGGACGATTCACGGCCACCGTATGGCGGTTTTGTGTCTCGCCACCGCCGGGAGTTTGCTTTTGAGCGGTGGAGCTGATAAGAATATTTGCGTTTGGAAAAGAAACGGGGACGGATCGCATACGtgtctctctgttttgatgGATCATGAAGGACCGGTTAAGTGTTTAGCGGCGGTGGAAGAGGCGGAGGAAGATCATAACGACGGAGACGACGGTGGAGAGAAAGGGGATCAACGGTGGATAGTGTATAGTGGGAGTTTAGACAACTCCGTTAAAGTGTGGCGCGTGACGGATTACGCTTCGTAA